From Coffea arabica cultivar ET-39 chromosome 9c, Coffea Arabica ET-39 HiFi, whole genome shotgun sequence, one genomic window encodes:
- the LOC113722281 gene encoding ADP-ribosylation factor GTPase-activating protein AGD12-like yields the protein MSYRQSAPGRPTSGKRRLNDLLLQRDNRVCADCSAPEPKWASANIGVFICLKCCGVHRSLGSHISKVLSVTLDEWSDDEIESMIEVGGNASANSIYEAYIPEGISKPGPDATHDARSKFIRSKYERQEFLKPSLRILSAPKSSSLQTSLSRKIMSTFRSASSSHASEGMVEFIGMLKIKVVKGTNLAIRDMLSSDPYVVLTLGQQKAQTAVVKSNLNPVWNEELMLSVPQNYGAVKMQVYDHDTFSADDIMGEAEIDIQPMITSAMAFGDAGMFQNMQIGKWLKSNDNALIEDSTVNIIDGKVKQAVSLKLQNVESGEIELELEWIPLDQ from the exons ATGAGCTACCGTCAATCAGCCCCTGGGAGACCAACTTCAG GTAAACGAAGATTAAACGACCTTTTGCTTCAAAGAGATAATCGTGTTTGTGCAGATTGTTCCGCTCCTGAACCTAAATGGGC GTCGGCCAATATTGGAGTTTTCATATGCTTGAAGTGCTGTGGTGTTCACAGGAGCCTTGGTTCACATATCTCAAAG GTTTTATCCGTGACCTTAGATGAATGGTCTGATGACGAAATTGAGTCGATGATTGAGGTTGGAGGAAATGCTTCTGCAAATTCTATCTATGAAGCTTATATTCCTGAAGGAATCTCAAAGCCTGGACCAGATGCCACCCATGATGCACGTTCAAAATTCATTAG GTCTAAGTATGAACGtcaagaatttctgaaaccgagTTTGCGTATCTTGTCAGCTCCAAAGTCGAGCTCTCTCCAAACAAGTCTTTCCAGAAAGATTATGTCTACCTTCAGAAGTGCAAGTTCATCACATGCCTCA GAAGGTATGGTGGAGTTTATTGGGATGTTGAAGATTAAGGTAGTCAAAGGCACAAATTTAGCTATCCGAGATATGCTGTCAAGTGATCCATATGTTGTCCTGACTCTTGGACAACAG AAGGCTCAAACAGCTGTTGTAAAGAGCAACTTGAATCCAGTTTGGAATGAGGAACTCATGCTTTCTGTTCCTCAAAATTATGGAGCTGTAAAGATG CAAGTGTATGATCATGATACATTTTCTGCTGATGACATAATGGGGGAAGCTGAAATTGATATCCAGCCAATGATAACCTCTGCAATGGCATTTGGAGATGCTGGGATGTTTCAAAACATGCAGATTGGGAAATGGCTGAAATCAAATGACAATGCTCTGATAGAAGATAGCACTGTAAACATAATTGACGGAAAGGTGAAACAAGCTGTATCACTCAAGCTGCAGAATGTAGAATCTGGGGAAATAGAACTAGAACTAGAGTGGATTCCGCTTGATCAATAG
- the LOC140014343 gene encoding V-type proton ATPase subunit F: MAGRAPVRTMNSAFIAMIADEDTITGFLLAGVGNVDLRRKTNYLIVDSKTTVKQIEEAFKDFTTREDVAVVLISQYIANMIRFLVDSYNKPIPAILEIPSKDYPYDPAHDSVLSRVRYLFSAESVASDRR; the protein is encoded by the exons ATGGCCGGCCGAGCTCCAGTTCGCACTATGAACTCAGCCTTCATCGCTATGATTGCTGATGAG GACACTATCACTGGATTTTTACTTGCTGGAGTTGGCAATGTAGACTTGAGGAGGAAGACAAATTACCTCATTGTGGACTCAA AAACAACAGTGAAACAGATTGAAGAGGCATTCAAAGACTTCACGACAAGAGAGGATGTAGCTGTGGTGTTGATAAGCCAATAT ATTGCAAACATGATAAGGTTTTTGGTTGATAGCTACAATAAACCAATTCCAGCAATTCTGGAGATCCCTTCCAAGGACTATCCATATGATCCTGCCCATGACTCTGTTCTTTCACGTGTGAGATACCTCTTCTCTGCAGAATCGGTGGCATCTGATAGGCGTTAA